TGCCAACGCTCCCCGAGCCCACGGGCCACCCAACCTCACTTCAGTTGCCTGTCAATCGTTCAACCCTCGAAGAAAAAGGCAATCTCCTTGGCCGCGTTTTCATCGGAATCGGAAGCATGCACCGAGTTACACTGAACATCGAGCGCAATCTCCTGGCGGATCGTGCCACAGGCGGCATTCTCCGGATTGGTTGCGCCAATCAATGTGCGCAGGTCTTGGACGGCGTTCTCTTTTTCGAGCACCATGGGCACCACTCGGTCGGAGGTCATAAACTTCACCAGGTCATCGAGGAACGGCTTGCCCTCATGCACGGCGTAAAACTGGCGCGCCTGTTCGGGTGTCAAGGCCGTCATAAGCATGGCGGCGATCCTGAAACCCGCTTTTTCCAGACGTGCTATGATATGTCCGATCAGATTACGTCCGGTGGCATCGGGCTTGATGATGAGCAGGGTCTGATTCATACGTCTCCATTCCCCTCTCTTCGGCCAGGGGTTTTCTTGACTTTCATTGCATCTGAAAAACCGATGTCCACCGCGGTGCGGTTTTTGTCTTCGGTTCCGCGCGGGGCTCGTTTGAGCACGGCGCCGATTAAGTCCTCTTTGGCAACGACACCGGTGAAGGCGGCGATAGCACCCAGAGCGACAACGTTGGCGACCATAATGTGCCCGGCCTGCTCACGCGCTATCTGAGTGAAAGGCAGGCCATAGTACGTCTCGGTAGGGATGTTCTTGACCAGACCGCTATCGACAATCAGGACACCCTCTTTGTGCAGGTCGGGGTAGTATTTGTCCAGCGACTCCTGAGTCATACACAGAAGCATGTCGAGTTGCATGGCCTTGGGATAGTATATCTCATTGCTGGACACCACGACGTCCGCTTTGGAAGCGCCACCGCGCGCCTCTGGTCCGTATGACTGCGATTGCACGACGTTCTTGCGATAGTCGACGCCAATTGCTTCGGCCAAAATCACCGCAGCCAGAATCATCCCCTGACCGCCGGAGCCGGAGAGGCGGATCTCGAAACGATCGTGAGGAATTTCTATTTTATCCAGGAGCTTGTGGGCCATCGTTATTTCTCTCCCAGGTGGGCATCGACCACCTTTTGGTATTCATCGCAGAATTCGGTTTTGTCATCTTCGTACAAAGTGCCGATGACGTGCTTACCGTCAAGCTCTTCCGGGACCATTTTCGCGGCCTTAGCGGTCGTGACCGAATTTTCCTTGAAGTTATTCAACATCGACACGGCATCGCCACGCCGGTTAAGCCGGCCGTAGTAGGTGTGACAGTTCGAAATCACCTCGACCAGGCTGAATCCGCGATGGTTCAGAGCGTTCATGATTGTTTTTTCCATCTGCGGTGTGTGGTAGACGGTGGCCCGGGCAACGAACGACGCCCCGGCCGCTTGAGCCAGTTCGCACGGTTCGAAATGTTTCTCGACATTGCCATACGGCGTCGTAGTCGAAAACGCATCGGTCGGTGTCGTTGGCGAACCCTGTCCGCCGGTCATCCCGTAGATGTGGTTGTTAATCAGAATCGCCGTGATGTCAATGTTGCGACGGCAGGCGTGGATAAAGTGATTGCCACCGATAGCCAAACAGTCACCGTCGCCGGTAATTACAATCACCTTCATTTTGGGTTTGGCGAACTTAACGCCGGTGGCGAAAGCCAGGGCGCGACCGTGAGTGGTATGCAGGGCGCTGAAATCGAGATAGATAGGCATGCGACTGGTACAGCCGATGCCGGAAACCAAGGCCACCTCATCTTTGGAATAGCCCAGCTTGTCGATGGCCCGAACGAGCGCACTTTGCACCAGTCCATTTCCGCACCCGGCGCACCAAACGGAGGGCATGCCTTTTTTTGGTCTCAGGTAGTTAAGGACTACATCCGATTTCTGTTTCTCAACCGGCTTCGACTTTTCTACGGTAGCCATTATATAACCTCTTCCAGTTTCTCGAGTAACTGCATGGGGGTGAGAATCTCACCGTCATAGCGCTGCAACGAGTGTATTTCAGTATCAGGTGGCATGACGCGCGCGACCTCCTGCACGATCTGTCCCATATTGAGTTCGGGGACGATGATCTTTTTGGCCTTGCCGCAATAGTCACGCAGTTTGTTGTCAGGGAACGGCCACAATGTATAGAGCTGGACCATTCCCACTTTCACGCCTGCCTGACGAGCCAGAGCAACGGCCAAAAGAGCAGCGCGCGAAACCGAACCGTAGGAAACAAACGCGATCTCGGCATCGTCCATCATCTCGATGCGCAGCTTGGTGATCTCGTTCTTGTAGTTCATGATTTTGTCACGCAGCTTGTCATTCTTGACTGATATCTCCGTCGCCGTGTTCGTAGAGAAGCCCATCGGGTCATGAGTCAAGCCGGTAGCAATCGTGCGATAACCTTCACCATAGCCTGCCATCGGTGAGACTCCGTTGGCCGTTAGTTGAAACGGCTCGAAATCTTTCGGCTCAACGGTTGGCTTGACACGATCGATGACCTGATGCTCACCCGGTTTGGGCAGCGAGATGAGTTCGCGCTGGTGACCAATCACTTCATCCATGAGAACAATGACCGGCGTTCGAAAACGTTCTGACAGGTTGAAGGCTCGGATCGTCTCGGTAACGGTGTCGCCGACCGTTGACGGCGCCACGGCTATAGCCGTGTAGTCACCATGGGTTCCCCAACGGGCTTGCATGGTATCGGACTGACTGACTTTGGTCGGGAGTCCGGTCGAGGGGCCGCCACGCTGGACATTGACAATCACGCAAGGTGTCTCGGTAATGAAAGCATAGCCGATGTTTTCCTGCATGAGTGAGAAGCCGGGTCCGGAGGTGGCCGTCATCGCTTTCATCCCGGAAGTCGAGGCACCCACGACGGCGGCGATGGACGATATCTCGTCTTCCATCTGGATGAACCGCCCGCCGATTTTCGGCAGGTCACGGGCGCAACCTTCGGCGATTTCGGTCGATGGTGTAATCGGGTACCCGGCGTAGAACCGCATACCGGCGTAGAGAGCGCCTTGCACACAGGCCAGGTTACCCATCAAGAGAGTTCTTTGTGTGTCAACCATAGTGGTACAGT
Above is a window of Candidatus Zixiibacteriota bacterium DNA encoding:
- the ndk gene encoding nucleoside-diphosphate kinase, giving the protein MNQTLLIIKPDATGRNLIGHIIARLEKAGFRIAAMLMTALTPEQARQFYAVHEGKPFLDDLVKFMTSDRVVPMVLEKENAVQDLRTLIGATNPENAACGTIRQEIALDVQCNSVHASDSDENAAKEIAFFFEG
- a CDS encoding 2-oxoacid:acceptor oxidoreductase family protein codes for the protein MAHKLLDKIEIPHDRFEIRLSGSGGQGMILAAVILAEAIGVDYRKNVVQSQSYGPEARGGASKADVVVSSNEIYYPKAMQLDMLLCMTQESLDKYYPDLHKEGVLIVDSGLVKNIPTETYYGLPFTQIAREQAGHIMVANVVALGAIAAFTGVVAKEDLIGAVLKRAPRGTEDKNRTAVDIGFSDAMKVKKTPGRREGNGDV
- a CDS encoding 2-oxoacid:ferredoxin oxidoreductase subunit beta, which codes for MATVEKSKPVEKQKSDVVLNYLRPKKGMPSVWCAGCGNGLVQSALVRAIDKLGYSKDEVALVSGIGCTSRMPIYLDFSALHTTHGRALAFATGVKFAKPKMKVIVITGDGDCLAIGGNHFIHACRRNIDITAILINNHIYGMTGGQGSPTTPTDAFSTTTPYGNVEKHFEPCELAQAAGASFVARATVYHTPQMEKTIMNALNHRGFSLVEVISNCHTYYGRLNRRGDAVSMLNNFKENSVTTAKAAKMVPEELDGKHVIGTLYEDDKTEFCDEYQKVVDAHLGEK
- a CDS encoding 2-oxoacid:acceptor oxidoreductase subunit alpha, coding for MVDTQRTLLMGNLACVQGALYAGMRFYAGYPITPSTEIAEGCARDLPKIGGRFIQMEDEISSIAAVVGASTSGMKAMTATSGPGFSLMQENIGYAFITETPCVIVNVQRGGPSTGLPTKVSQSDTMQARWGTHGDYTAIAVAPSTVGDTVTETIRAFNLSERFRTPVIVLMDEVIGHQRELISLPKPGEHQVIDRVKPTVEPKDFEPFQLTANGVSPMAGYGEGYRTIATGLTHDPMGFSTNTATEISVKNDKLRDKIMNYKNEITKLRIEMMDDAEIAFVSYGSVSRAALLAVALARQAGVKVGMVQLYTLWPFPDNKLRDYCGKAKKIIVPELNMGQIVQEVARVMPPDTEIHSLQRYDGEILTPMQLLEKLEEVI